The sequence GCTCATGTGTACTCTTCAAAGAATAACACCCTAATAACGGTTACAGATATATCAGGAGCTGAGACAATAGCGAAGGCAAGTGGTGGAATGGTTGTCAAAGCTGCACGAGAAGAAGGAAAACCATATGCAGCAATGCAAGCAACAGCCAAAGTAATAAACGAATGCAGGAACAGGGGAATAAACGCTCTACATATTCGTATACGCGCCCCAGGAGGTCATGGTCCAAAGACTCCTGGCGCAGGAGCTCAAGCAGTTGTTCGCTCAATAGCAAGAATGGGAATAAAAATAGGAAAAATAGAAGATGTTACTCCTGTTCCTTCTGATACCACAAAGAGGCCATGGGGAAGAAGAGGAAGAAGAGTATAAGCGGTGTGGTGGTTTGAGATGAAGGTTAAAGTCGTTTATGAAGATAACGAGAGAATAGAGCTTAAGCTTGAGGACACCAAAACATATTTTGCAAATGCTCTTCGGCGCCTTTCAATGACAGCAGTGCCAGTAATGGCAATTGATACTATAACTGTTTATGAAAATACCTCGTCATCATTTGACGAGTACATCTCACACCGACTTGGCTTGATTCCCCTAAAAACTCCTTCCAGCTATCCAAAAAATTCTTCATGTACTCTCATATTGCATAAAGAAGGTCCCTGTACGGTCTACTCCTCTGATTTAAAAAGCAAGGACCAAAGCGTAAAGCCGTCATTTCCAAACATACCCATAATAAAACTTCTCGAACATCAATCAATAAGGATAGAAGCACACGCTGTTTTTGGAACAGGCTCAAAGCATGCAAAATTTCAGCCATGTCTTGCTTCGTATGAAAAGAATACTGAAAACTCGTTTTCATTCTTTGTTGAGTCGTTTCATCAGTTGCCACCAAGGAAGATACTGTTACAAGCAGCTGAATTGCTTGAAGAAAAAGCAGAGGAATTTGAAAAGCACTTATCAAAAATGAAATAAAGTTTATTTAAATGAGATGAAAATATATTAATATCCGCACCTTATATTATCTGTGCGGATGGAGGTATAAAAAATATGCGGAGATGGCAGAGCCTGGTCAAATGCGCAGGACTGAGGCTCCTGTGACTTTAGTGTCTGCGGGGGTTCAATCCAAGACAGTTCCATTTTATTTCATTTTCGGCATGCTGACTAAAAATAAACCCACGTCCTCCCTTTCACAGCCTCTTGGAATTCTATCGTCCGGATTACATACGGGGAACTTTCTTGGGCTACACATCCTCCTCTCCGCATCTTTATTTTAGGGTGTATATATGCTTAGAGAGAAACTCACGATTGATGCAAAAAACACTATACTTGGAAGATTAGCTTCTAAGGTTGCCAAGTATCTTCTCCTAGGAAGAGAAGTTTTTATAGTGAATGCAGAACAGGCCTTGATTTCAGGGAGTCTCCAAAAGGCAAAGGAAAAATATCTCAAAAGGTTGACTCAAAAGCACAAGGCCGACCCATCGCGCTCTCCCAAATGGCCCAAAGAAGCCCACAGACTACTAAAAAGAATAATACGCGGTATGCTCCCAAAAAAGACATCGAGAGGGAAGAGCGCATTGAAACGCCTAAAGGTTTTTATGGGCATTCCAAAAGAGCTTGAAAATGAAAAATTTCTGACTTTCTCTGAGTTCCTAGGCTTATCAAAGAGGAAGACCTTTTCCCTACTTGACCTTTGCAGGGAAATAGGATACAAAAAATAGGTGAAGCGAATGAAGAACGTCTCAGGTAAGAAAAAACGACTATCAAAAAAGAAAATGATTGCGATAGTCACACGCGGAAAGAGAAAAGAGAGTATTGCTAGGGCATCCATAAAAAACGGAAAAGGCTTGGTTAGCATCAATGGCATTCCCATCAATGCTTATTCAACGCCACTTGCTAGGTCTATAATAACTGAGCCGCTCTCTGCGTTTCCTCAACTATCCCAAAAAGTTGACATAAAAGTCCGAGTTACTGGGGGTGGGGTAATAGGACAGGCTCAAGCCTGCAGGACAGCAATAGCCAGAGCTCTTTTAAAACATTCAGGGGAAGACCAAACTATTAAAGCGCAAATGCAGCAGATAGATCGCTTTCTCCTATTGGAAGACTCTCGGAGAGTTGAACCCAAGAAATACAAGGGTCCAAAAGCACGTGCAAGGTTTCAAAAATCTTATAGATAAGGTGATATATTATGTACTTTCCAATAAGATGTTTTACTTGTGGTCAACTAATAGCTCATAAATACGAACCTTACCAAAAAAAACTTTCAGAAGGAAAGAGCCCTGCAAGCACACTTGATGAACTAAACATAAAGAGATATTGTTGCCGCAGGATGTTTCTTTCTCACGTGGAGGTAGCTGATAAAATAATAAAATATGAGAAATTATAAGAATAATAGGGGCCATGGGGTAACCTGGCTATCCTTCCGGCTAACTACTGCTTTCTTTCCCGAGAAGGCTGCTGTCCGGAATGGGGTGCCGGCGATCCGAGGGAACTCTCCGTTGCTTTTAACTTTGGCAAGCGGCAGAGTCCGGAAATTCAAATCTCGGTGGCCCCAAACTTCTGAGGTCGTGTGGAATGGATAGTCTTCTGGTAAAGCAAGAGAAATATCTTGAAAGTGGGATTCATATAGGCACAAAATTAAAAGTGGTCGATATGGAGCCCTACATATACCGAAAAAGAAGTGACGGATTATACGTGCTGGACCTTAGAAAAATTGACGAATGCCTTCGCGCGGCTGCAGCCGAAATAGGAAAGTACTCATCACAAGATATCCTCGTAGTAGCTTCTCGTACGTATGCAGGTAATGCAGCTGCAAAATTCTCAAAAATAATTGGCTGCAAAGCCATACTAGGTCGCTTTATACCCGGAACATTTACTAACGTTTCAAGATCATATTTCCTAGAGCCAAAATTTGTCCTTGTCTGCGACCCAAAAGCAGAGCGCCAGGCAATAGTTGAAGCTGCACGCATGAATATCCCCGTTGCTGCTTTGTGCGATACTGATAATCCAACAACAGGAGTCACTTTTATTGTACCGTGCAACAATAAAGGTCGCCGTTCCCTCGCCCTAATCTTCTATATATTAGCGCGTGAGTATTTTATGGCTCAGAAGCGCATTTCAAGCTATGATGAATTCTCCCTTCAGCCAGAGGATTTCGAGTCAGATGATGCTTATCAAGAAACAAAGGAAGAGACAAAAAAGAGCGATGTACTCTCCGAGCCTCAAGCCCAAGATGGACAAGATGCGGCTGTTAGTGAAACCACGGCTCCTAAGAAACAATCCAAAAAAAAGTCACTTGAAAAACAAAAACCCTTACCCCCTCCAGTGCCACAAGAAGAGGTAACCAATTAATCCGCCTGGGTGCGTGCGGATTGCAGAAAATCGACCGTTGAGGACCTCCAGTGCCACAAGAAGAGGTAACCAATTAATCCGCCTGGGTGCGTGCGGATTGCAGAAAATCGACCGTTGAGGACCTCCAGTGCCACAAGAAGAGGCAGCCAATTAATCCGCTCTGCAAGTTTCTAATCTCTTCGGTATTAGGACTATTAGGAAGAAAACCAAGCAGGGGGGTTGGACGGCCAATTAATCTGCTTGTCTCTTTATTTACCTCTCGTCCCTTAAAATATCTTTTTTTGGGCTACTTCTTCTCTTCTCTCACTT is a genomic window of Candidatus Anstonellales archaeon containing:
- a CDS encoding 30S ribosomal protein S11, which codes for MSDDKKESKDIPSQLAPSSQPSLSNSQPQAPEPLAVPSQTKSDPTLEPTREREEPTKKRELHWGVAHVYSSKNNTLITVTDISGAETIAKASGGMVVKAAREEGKPYAAMQATAKVINECRNRGINALHIRIRAPGGHGPKTPGAGAQAVVRSIARMGIKIGKIEDVTPVPSDTTKRPWGRRGRRV
- a CDS encoding DNA-directed RNA polymerase subunit D; translation: MKVKVVYEDNERIELKLEDTKTYFANALRRLSMTAVPVMAIDTITVYENTSSSFDEYISHRLGLIPLKTPSSYPKNSSCTLILHKEGPCTVYSSDLKSKDQSVKPSFPNIPIIKLLEHQSIRIEAHAVFGTGSKHAKFQPCLASYEKNTENSFSFFVESFHQLPPRKILLQAAELLEEKAEEFEKHLSKMK
- the rplM gene encoding 50S ribosomal protein L13, translated to MLREKLTIDAKNTILGRLASKVAKYLLLGREVFIVNAEQALISGSLQKAKEKYLKRLTQKHKADPSRSPKWPKEAHRLLKRIIRGMLPKKTSRGKSALKRLKVFMGIPKELENEKFLTFSEFLGLSKRKTFSLLDLCREIGYKK
- the rpsI gene encoding 30S ribosomal protein S9 translates to MKNVSGKKKRLSKKKMIAIVTRGKRKESIARASIKNGKGLVSINGIPINAYSTPLARSIITEPLSAFPQLSQKVDIKVRVTGGGVIGQAQACRTAIARALLKHSGEDQTIKAQMQQIDRFLLLEDSRRVEPKKYKGPKARARFQKSYR
- a CDS encoding DNA-directed RNA polymerase subunit N — its product is MYFPIRCFTCGQLIAHKYEPYQKKLSEGKSPASTLDELNIKRYCCRRMFLSHVEVADKIIKYEKL
- the rpsB gene encoding 30S ribosomal protein S2, encoding MDSLLVKQEKYLESGIHIGTKLKVVDMEPYIYRKRSDGLYVLDLRKIDECLRAAAAEIGKYSSQDILVVASRTYAGNAAAKFSKIIGCKAILGRFIPGTFTNVSRSYFLEPKFVLVCDPKAERQAIVEAARMNIPVAALCDTDNPTTGVTFIVPCNNKGRRSLALIFYILAREYFMAQKRISSYDEFSLQPEDFESDDAYQETKEETKKSDVLSEPQAQDGQDAAVSETTAPKKQSKKKSLEKQKPLPPPVPQEEVTN